From the genome of Trueperaceae bacterium, one region includes:
- a CDS encoding malate dehydrogenase, giving the protein MKQPVRVAVTGAAGQIGYALLFRIAAGDMLGKDQPVILQLLEITPALKALAGVVMELDDCAFPLLHGIVATDDPNVAFKDADYALLVGSRPRGPGMERKDLLQANGAIFTVQGKALNEHAARGVKVLVVGNPANTNCLIALKNAPDLAPEQFSAMTRLDHNRALSQLAARTGAQVSDVRKMIIWGNHSSTQVPDVTHATVGGKPAADLVDDAWVAGEFVPTVQKRGAAIIDARGASSAASAANAAVDHMRTWALGSPEGDWVSMGILSDGAYGVAKDIVYSYPVTVRDGRVTLVAGLSVSPAVRSKMEATERELLEERAAVEDLL; this is encoded by the coding sequence ATGAAGCAACCCGTACGCGTGGCAGTCACAGGTGCCGCAGGCCAGATCGGTTACGCCTTGCTGTTCCGCATCGCAGCCGGCGACATGCTGGGTAAGGACCAACCGGTCATACTGCAACTCCTCGAGATCACGCCGGCGTTGAAGGCCTTGGCGGGCGTAGTCATGGAGCTCGACGACTGCGCCTTCCCGCTGTTGCACGGCATCGTAGCGACGGACGACCCCAACGTGGCGTTCAAGGACGCCGACTACGCCCTGCTGGTCGGCTCCCGGCCCCGTGGCCCCGGCATGGAACGTAAGGATCTGTTGCAAGCCAACGGCGCTATCTTCACCGTGCAAGGCAAGGCCCTCAACGAGCATGCCGCGCGCGGCGTCAAGGTCCTAGTGGTCGGCAACCCCGCCAACACGAACTGCCTCATCGCCTTGAAGAACGCCCCCGACTTGGCCCCTGAACAGTTCTCCGCCATGACCCGCCTCGACCACAACCGGGCGCTCAGCCAGCTCGCGGCGCGTACGGGCGCGCAAGTCTCGGACGTACGGAAGATGATCATCTGGGGCAACCACTCCAGCACGCAGGTGCCGGACGTCACCCATGCGACGGTCGGTGGCAAGCCGGCCGCCGACCTCGTGGACGACGCTTGGGTCGCGGGGGAGTTCGTTCCGACCGTCCAGAAGCGTGGCGCCGCGATAATCGATGCCCGCGGTGCGTCCAGTGCGGCATCGGCGGCCAACGCCGCCGTCGACCACATGCGCACGTGGGCCTTGGGCAGCCCGGAGGGCGACTGGGTCAGCATGGGGATCTTGAGCGACGGCGCCTACGGCGTCGCCAAGGACATCGTGTACTCCTACCCGGTGACCGTGCGAGACGGCAGGGTGACCCTGGTGGCCGGTCTTTCCGTAAGCCCAGCGGTGCGGAGCAAGATGGAAGCGACCGAGCGCGAGTTGCTGGAAGAGCGCGCCGCCGTGGAGGACCTGCTCTAG
- a CDS encoding DUF2089 domain-containing protein — protein MKILPMPTACPVTGEPLLVTRLECDASGVVIEGRFTPNEFALLPADHLEFLRIFVKVRGNLKEVERVLGLSYPTVRLRFEKLLLALDYEVADDILEERTGILDRLEAGDIDAEEAARRLNALARKG, from the coding sequence ATGAAGATCCTCCCCATGCCGACCGCTTGCCCGGTGACGGGCGAGCCCCTCCTCGTGACGCGCCTGGAATGCGACGCCAGCGGCGTCGTCATCGAAGGGCGCTTCACCCCCAACGAGTTCGCGCTGCTTCCGGCCGACCACCTCGAGTTCTTGCGCATCTTCGTCAAGGTGCGGGGGAACCTCAAGGAGGTCGAACGGGTGCTGGGCTTGAGCTACCCGACGGTGCGGCTCCGCTTCGAGAAGCTCCTCTTGGCGCTCGATTACGAGGTCGCCGACGACATCCTCGAGGAGCGCACCGGCATCCTCGACCGGCTCGAGGCCGGGGACATCGACGCCGAGGAGGCGGCTAGGAGGCTCAACGCCTTGGCGCGCAAGGGCTAG
- the miaA gene encoding tRNA (adenosine(37)-N6)-dimethylallyltransferase MiaA produces the protein MGPDVHAVTTDVPRPVIPVLAGPTASGKSASAMRLALALAGTPHAAQVVAPGAAASGAGGRVEIVSADAMQVYRGMDVGTAKPTAEERAAVRHHLLDVVDPSEPFSVAQYVRLAEAAIQTVLARGGVPLVTGGTGFYLRALRDGLPTVPPADQAAQAPLWEAVTAGRLGELEAELRAAAPADAARAAGNPRRIVRSLEVLRATGRPPSAFPRLQPRYSYSTAQLLPTVAELRPRIALRTAAMFEGGLVAEVAELLRLYPEQPTALQAIGYKEVASHLRGESSEAEAREAVELGTVRYAKRQLTWFRSPVEAPALRIAATGEGAFGRLREWLLGVIERL, from the coding sequence ATGGGTCCCGACGTCCATGCGGTCACAACAGACGTGCCGCGCCCCGTCATCCCGGTGCTCGCCGGTCCGACGGCCTCGGGCAAGAGCGCGTCCGCCATGCGCCTGGCTCTCGCACTGGCCGGCACGCCGCACGCCGCCCAGGTGGTCGCGCCTGGGGCGGCCGCGTCTGGCGCCGGCGGGCGCGTCGAGATCGTCTCGGCGGACGCCATGCAGGTCTACCGGGGCATGGACGTAGGCACCGCCAAGCCGACGGCGGAGGAGCGGGCGGCGGTGAGGCACCACCTGCTCGACGTCGTCGACCCGTCCGAGCCGTTCTCCGTGGCGCAGTACGTGCGCCTGGCGGAGGCGGCGATCCAGACGGTCCTGGCGCGCGGCGGCGTCCCGCTCGTGACCGGCGGCACGGGCTTCTACCTCAGGGCCTTGCGGGACGGCCTCCCGACGGTGCCCCCCGCCGACCAGGCGGCGCAGGCCCCCTTGTGGGAGGCCGTGACGGCGGGCCGACTCGGCGAGCTCGAGGCGGAGCTGCGGGCGGCGGCCCCGGCCGACGCGGCGCGCGCGGCCGGGAACCCCCGCCGGATCGTGCGCAGCCTGGAGGTGCTCCGCGCCACCGGCAGGCCCCCGAGCGCGTTCCCCCGACTTCAGCCCAGGTACTCGTACTCCACGGCCCAGCTGTTACCGACCGTTGCCGAGCTGCGCCCGCGCATCGCCCTGCGCACGGCGGCCATGTTCGAAGGCGGTCTGGTGGCGGAGGTGGCCGAGCTGTTGCGCCTATACCCCGAGCAGCCGACCGCCCTCCAGGCGATCGGCTACAAGGAGGTGGCGAGCCACTTGCGGGGGGAGTCGAGCGAGGCCGAGGCCAGAGAGGCGGTCGAGCTGGGAACCGTCCGCTACGCCAAGCGCCAGCTCACGTGGTTCCGCTCTCCCGTCGAGGCGCCGGCCCTGCGCATCGCGGCTACGGGGGAAGGCGCCTTCGGGCGCCTGCGAGAGTGGTTGCTCGGGGTCATCGAAAGGCTGTAG
- a CDS encoding ParA family protein, with protein sequence MPIIGVINQKGGVGKTTTAVNLSAALAERRRILLADLDPQANATSGVGIGAPEATLYDVIAGRSSARQAVIATSTENLHVLAASADLAGVQVEVDAGRENMRLLARGLMGVRPNYDFIIVDAPPSMGVLTLNALAAADLLIIPLQSEYYALEGIASMMDTVERVRGSVNPDLRILGIVLTMYDSRTRLSQEVEENVRKHFGDLVFKTIIPRTVRLAEAPSYGRSVLEYAPTSQGAVAYRELAEEVIERVSEA encoded by the coding sequence GTGCCGATCATCGGCGTGATCAACCAGAAGGGGGGCGTCGGAAAGACCACGACCGCGGTCAACCTGTCGGCCGCCCTCGCGGAGCGGCGCCGGATCCTCCTCGCTGACCTGGACCCCCAGGCTAACGCCACCAGCGGCGTCGGCATCGGCGCTCCCGAGGCGACGCTCTACGACGTCATCGCAGGCCGCTCGTCTGCCCGACAGGCGGTCATAGCCACGAGCACGGAGAACCTCCACGTGCTCGCCGCCTCGGCGGACCTAGCCGGGGTCCAAGTCGAGGTCGATGCCGGTCGCGAGAACATGCGGCTCCTGGCTAGGGGGCTGATGGGCGTGCGCCCGAACTACGACTTCATAATCGTCGACGCTCCACCGTCGATGGGCGTCCTCACCCTGAACGCCCTCGCGGCTGCCGATCTCTTGATCATCCCGTTGCAAAGCGAGTATTACGCCCTAGAAGGCATCGCGTCGATGATGGATACGGTCGAGCGCGTCCGCGGCTCCGTCAATCCCGACCTGCGCATCCTGGGTATCGTCCTGACCATGTACGACAGCCGCACGCGGCTCTCGCAGGAAGTGGAAGAGAACGTCAGGAAGCACTTCGGTGACCTGGTGTTCAAGACCATCATCCCCCGCACCGTGCGGCTGGCGGAGGCGCCCTCTTACGGGCGCTCCGTGCTCGAGTACGCACCCACCTCGCAAGGGGCGGTAGCCTACCGAGAACTGGCCGAGGAGGTCATCGAGCGTGTCAGCGAAGCCTAG
- a CDS encoding transcription elongation factor GreA: MSKEPIQMTARGLEKLKEELRYLKEDKRQELADYMGAALADGDLRESAAYDEARLLQSANEARIADLEELVHRAVVVEHEDGGEAVARLGASLTLRSQDGENVVFHLVGTHEADILEGRVSDESPLGRSLVGRRVGDDVTVQMPVGAAVYRVVAVTFD; encoded by the coding sequence GTGTCCAAGGAACCCATCCAGATGACCGCCCGCGGGCTCGAGAAGCTCAAGGAAGAGCTTCGCTACTTGAAGGAAGACAAGCGGCAGGAGCTCGCCGACTACATGGGCGCCGCCCTAGCGGACGGCGACCTGCGCGAGAGCGCCGCTTACGACGAGGCCCGGTTGCTGCAGAGCGCCAACGAGGCCCGCATCGCCGACCTCGAGGAGCTCGTCCACCGCGCCGTGGTCGTCGAGCACGAGGACGGCGGCGAGGCCGTCGCGCGCCTCGGAGCCTCGCTCACCCTGCGGTCGCAGGACGGCGAGAACGTCGTGTTCCACCTCGTCGGCACGCACGAGGCCGACATCCTCGAGGGGCGCGTCAGCGACGAGTCGCCGCTCGGGCGGAGCTTGGTCGGACGCCGCGTCGGCGACGACGTCACGGTGCAGATGCCCGTCGGCGCCGCCGTCTACCGCGTGGTGGCCGTCACCTTCGACTGA
- a CDS encoding GNAT family N-acetyltransferase, with the protein MPDLGSSDDDGAARELATGGSPPELVLRELTSHADLHEVERIQREVWGLDDLEVVPNSQLRAALHAGGQLGGAFLEDALVGFSYGFLASPHGRLMVGPGLHSHMAAVRPGARGRGVGRALKWQQRAWCLERGIEWMTWTFDPLQARNANLNLRHLGAVGVDYLVDFYGPMGGPLGGGRSDRLLALWMLTGQRVTARAEGGGPLHGPAVGARSALPVRERLATWAVRAASSDGDAEPVVELSEGLLARTVETGARVMVAAPPEAGGLAAPERAGRWQDAFVRTMMPLLAAGYVAVDFAAGAYVFDPIDG; encoded by the coding sequence ATGCCAGACCTCGGGTCCAGCGACGACGACGGAGCCGCCCGTGAACTGGCCACCGGCGGGTCACCGCCTGAGCTGGTCTTGCGGGAGTTGACCAGTCACGCCGATCTCCATGAGGTCGAGCGCATCCAGCGGGAAGTCTGGGGGCTGGACGACTTGGAGGTCGTGCCCAACTCGCAGCTCCGAGCGGCGCTTCACGCCGGGGGGCAACTCGGCGGCGCCTTCCTCGAAGATGCGCTCGTCGGCTTCTCCTACGGTTTCCTCGCCTCGCCCCACGGCCGCCTGATGGTAGGGCCAGGTCTTCACTCGCACATGGCGGCGGTCAGGCCGGGCGCGCGCGGTCGTGGGGTCGGTAGAGCGCTCAAGTGGCAGCAGCGTGCCTGGTGCCTGGAGCGGGGCATCGAATGGATGACCTGGACGTTCGATCCGCTGCAGGCGCGTAACGCGAACTTGAACCTTCGTCACCTCGGAGCGGTCGGCGTCGACTATCTTGTGGACTTCTACGGTCCTATGGGTGGACCCCTTGGCGGTGGAAGGAGCGATCGCCTCCTCGCGCTCTGGATGCTCACCGGACAGAGAGTGACGGCCCGCGCCGAGGGTGGCGGACCCCTACACGGACCGGCAGTAGGTGCTCGGTCCGCGCTTCCGGTCCGGGAGCGCCTGGCGACCTGGGCCGTCCGAGCCGCTTCCAGCGATGGCGACGCCGAACCCGTGGTCGAGCTCTCCGAGGGCCTACTCGCCCGAACCGTAGAGACCGGTGCCAGGGTGATGGTGGCCGCCCCGCCGGAGGCCGGCGGCTTAGCCGCGCCAGAGCGTGCCGGGCGCTGGCAGGACGCGTTCGTCCGGACCATGATGCCCCTGCTGGCAGCCGGCTACGTAGCCGTCGACTTCGCGGCCGGCGCATACGTCTTCGACCCCATCGATGGCTGA
- a CDS encoding Hsp20/alpha crystallin family protein — MSIEKFGTAGDVQELLAVRDHIEALVEQANAKQANLPKADFLDRGDAFQLHLEVPGIDQADLEIAVEDGELLVAGLREPPLFDGRMLFSERGVGPFQRSFALPSPVSKDLATAHLAGGVLTVTLPKLVES; from the coding sequence ATGAGCATCGAGAAGTTCGGTACGGCCGGAGACGTCCAGGAGCTGCTCGCGGTCAGGGACCACATCGAGGCCCTCGTAGAACAGGCGAACGCGAAGCAGGCCAACCTGCCGAAGGCGGACTTCCTGGACCGCGGCGATGCTTTCCAACTCCACCTCGAGGTGCCGGGCATCGACCAGGCCGACCTCGAGATCGCGGTGGAGGACGGTGAGCTCCTGGTGGCGGGGCTGCGCGAGCCGCCGCTCTTCGACGGCCGCATGCTCTTCTCGGAGCGCGGCGTCGGGCCTTTCCAGCGCTCCTTCGCGCTGCCGAGCCCCGTGAGCAAGGACCTCGCCACCGCGCACTTGGCTGGCGGCGTCCTCACCGTCACGCTCCCCAAGCTCGTCGAGAGCTAG
- a CDS encoding SRPBCC domain-containing protein: MTGITTDGNTIDWTGEFVEVAPYERLVFTITDRPAEPGRATIVVELTPTPSGTRMRFTQETPGFTPEQQQGVLAGWQSFIDVLGQIVVV; the protein is encoded by the coding sequence ATGACAGGGATCACCACCGACGGCAACACGATCGACTGGACCGGCGAGTTCGTCGAGGTCGCCCCTTACGAGCGCCTCGTGTTCACCATCACGGACCGGCCGGCAGAGCCCGGAAGGGCCACGATCGTCGTCGAGCTCACGCCCACCCCGAGCGGGACCCGGATGCGCTTCACCCAGGAGACCCCCGGCTTCACGCCCGAACAGCAGCAAGGCGTGCTCGCCGGCTGGCAATCGTTCATCGATGTGCTGGGGCAGATCGTCGTGGTGTAG
- a CDS encoding transcriptional repressor, with amino-acid sequence MRPAGHHEHADHQPMVDGAREVLKDHGMRYSRPREIILTYLLEKDRHVSAESLYLDLKKRGEELSLSTVYLNLSALAGAGLVREFRGATGQALYDSNVTPHYHVVCADTGEVRDVPAPLVNGVPLGRFLKEYVERETGWTVDEPRFSLTGKPPMGQAGGASED; translated from the coding sequence GTGCGGCCCGCGGGTCACCACGAGCACGCCGACCACCAGCCGATGGTCGATGGTGCGCGTGAGGTGCTGAAGGACCACGGCATGCGTTACAGCCGGCCGCGGGAGATCATCCTCACCTACCTGCTCGAGAAGGACCGGCACGTGAGCGCGGAGAGCCTCTATCTCGACCTGAAGAAGCGCGGCGAGGAGCTGAGCCTCTCGACCGTGTACCTGAACCTCTCGGCCCTAGCCGGTGCCGGGCTCGTGCGGGAGTTCAGGGGAGCTACCGGACAAGCCCTCTACGACAGCAACGTCACACCGCACTACCACGTCGTCTGCGCCGATACGGGTGAGGTGCGAGACGTGCCGGCTCCGCTCGTGAACGGCGTCCCGCTCGGACGCTTCCTCAAGGAGTACGTCGAGCGCGAGACGGGCTGGACCGTAGACGAACCCCGCTTCAGCCTCACCGGCAAGCCGCCGATGGGCCAAGCGGGTGGCGCTTCCGAAGACTGA
- a CDS encoding ParB/RepB/Spo0J family partition protein translates to MSAKPSRGLGRGLDALLPKVEKGGVQQLLVAQLRPSPFQPRQKMDEAGIAELADSIARKGVLQPIVARPVDGGYEIVAGERRFRAAQRAGLTSVPATVRELSDQETLEIAVVENLQREDLNPMDEARAFKLLLDFGMNQERVAEAVGKSRSAIANALRLLALPEEAQAAIESGAISAGHARAILAQPEPDRLWALGEIVRRELTVREAEGLKRPTARSSQRKAAGRYARLEEDLSRFAGTRVRIAGSGKNGRIELHFHSEDELQRILELLGYES, encoded by the coding sequence GTGTCAGCGAAGCCTAGTAGAGGTCTTGGTCGCGGCCTGGACGCCTTGTTGCCCAAGGTGGAGAAGGGCGGCGTCCAGCAGCTCTTGGTGGCGCAGCTGCGACCCTCGCCGTTTCAACCCCGTCAGAAGATGGACGAGGCCGGCATCGCGGAGCTAGCGGACTCCATAGCCCGCAAAGGCGTGCTACAGCCCATCGTGGCGCGGCCGGTGGACGGGGGGTACGAGATCGTCGCGGGCGAGAGGCGCTTCCGTGCGGCGCAGCGGGCGGGCCTTACGAGTGTCCCGGCGACGGTACGCGAGCTGAGCGACCAGGAGACGTTGGAGATCGCCGTCGTCGAGAACCTGCAGCGCGAGGACCTCAACCCCATGGATGAGGCGCGCGCGTTCAAGCTCCTGCTCGACTTCGGTATGAACCAGGAGCGCGTGGCCGAGGCTGTGGGCAAGAGTAGGAGCGCGATCGCCAACGCGCTGAGGCTGCTCGCGTTGCCGGAGGAGGCCCAGGCAGCGATCGAATCGGGAGCCATCTCGGCCGGGCATGCCAGAGCGATCCTCGCGCAGCCCGAACCCGACAGGCTCTGGGCACTGGGCGAGATCGTGCGGCGCGAGTTGACCGTTCGCGAGGCGGAGGGGCTGAAGCGCCCGACGGCACGCTCCTCCCAGCGCAAGGCCGCTGGGCGCTACGCCCGCCTGGAGGAAGACCTCAGTCGTTTCGCGGGGACGCGCGTGCGGATCGCGGGGAGTGGGAAGAATGGGCGCATAGAGCTCCACTTCCATAGTGAGGACGAACTCCAGCGCATCCTGGAACTACTGGGGTACGAGAGCTAG
- a CDS encoding DUF2156 domain-containing protein — MVWTRFGQIAGGSPEGAAAGAAVSAQSVPDAWIGGAAAARRGADHSVARDLVLRHGWNTTVYQVLNPDILHWFTPAGDALVGYVQHAGVRVVAGAPVCHYDRLAEIARAFEDDGRARGLRTCYFSVEPRWLELVRRRSEVALIGAQPVWDAATWRETVDSHASLRAQFNRARNKGVAVERWPTPRLVRGQPGAAELRGLRTRWATAHGLPPLGFLTGTELLPDDADPNGPLTLDRRLYVASRGGDAVGYLVASPIPMRNGWLIEQVVRDPAAPNGTAELLIDSAATDLADLGASRLTLGLCPLSRMHRPVEEPRRESPAWLRLAFAWGYAHGRRFYDFAGLEAFKEKFWPPRWEPIYLVGGESIGLRTLYAVAAAFTGGRPVNALAQGVWRAYGPGRRSVADPAGRARR; from the coding sequence GTGGTGTGGACCCGGTTCGGGCAGATCGCTGGCGGCTCGCCAGAGGGCGCCGCCGCGGGCGCGGCGGTGAGTGCGCAGTCTGTCCCTGACGCGTGGATCGGAGGCGCCGCGGCCGCCCGCCGGGGCGCCGATCACTCGGTCGCCCGCGACCTCGTCCTCCGCCACGGCTGGAACACGACGGTCTACCAGGTCCTCAACCCCGACATCCTGCACTGGTTCACGCCCGCGGGCGACGCGCTGGTCGGCTACGTGCAGCACGCGGGCGTGAGGGTGGTGGCCGGCGCGCCCGTCTGCCACTACGACCGCCTCGCCGAGATCGCCAGGGCGTTCGAGGACGACGGTCGGGCGCGCGGCCTGCGCACGTGCTACTTCTCCGTCGAGCCGCGCTGGCTCGAGCTCGTGAGGCGGCGCTCGGAGGTCGCGCTCATCGGCGCGCAGCCCGTGTGGGACGCCGCGACGTGGCGCGAGACCGTCGACTCCCACGCGTCGCTACGCGCCCAGTTCAACCGGGCGCGCAACAAGGGGGTGGCGGTCGAGCGCTGGCCCACGCCCCGCCTAGTCAGGGGTCAGCCGGGAGCGGCCGAGCTCAGGGGCCTGCGCACGCGCTGGGCGACGGCGCACGGCCTGCCGCCGTTGGGGTTCCTCACCGGCACCGAGCTCCTACCGGACGACGCGGACCCGAACGGGCCCCTCACGCTGGACCGGCGCCTGTACGTTGCTTCCCGCGGTGGCGACGCCGTCGGCTACCTCGTCGCCTCCCCGATCCCCATGCGCAACGGCTGGCTCATCGAGCAGGTCGTGCGCGACCCGGCGGCGCCGAACGGCACGGCCGAGCTCCTCATAGACAGCGCCGCCACCGACCTAGCCGACCTGGGCGCGAGCCGGCTCACGCTCGGCCTCTGCCCACTCTCGCGCATGCACCGCCCCGTCGAGGAGCCTCGCCGCGAGAGCCCGGCCTGGCTGAGGCTCGCGTTCGCGTGGGGCTACGCGCACGGGAGGCGCTTCTACGACTTCGCGGGCCTGGAGGCCTTCAAGGAGAAGTTCTGGCCGCCCCGCTGGGAGCCGATCTACCTCGTCGGCGGCGAGAGCATAGGCCTGCGGACGCTGTACGCGGTGGCGGCGGCGTTCACCGGGGGGCGACCCGTGAACGCGCTGGCGCAGGGGGTGTGGCGGGCGTACGGGCCGGGGAGGCGCTCGGTCGCGGACCCAGCGGGCCGCGCGCGGAGATAG
- the dnaJ gene encoding molecular chaperone DnaJ, producing MTDYYAVLEVSRDADSKTIKASYRRLAMSYHPDRNPGDKEVEEKFKAINEAYAVLSDEARRSRYDRYGTVDDNAVFGGDIFDIFASVFGTNVANMSGGRGRAGGQPGEDLEAQLRITLEQAREGATVEVEVERLRACHHCHGERAEPGSAGKSTCQRCGGAGQVRVQAQSIFGAVITARTCPDCHGDGHVIPTPCKVCNGRGRERGKDTVGVTLPKGIDGGYRLRVPREGNVGVDGGQSGDLYLYIEMRQHPFLERAGDDLHYTLEVGMAQAALGATFDVPTLEGRERLTVPAGTQPGSAFRLRGKGMPRLRQTGNGDQVVEVKVVVPTKLTAEAREHLAAYAGAVDETVEEQETVAGKVRDFFAGKGKGKRRGHGKARADDQVDASDTPGGRGVQGGREEGQASKGDGRGSQASA from the coding sequence ATGACCGACTACTACGCCGTCCTGGAAGTCTCGCGGGACGCAGACAGCAAGACCATCAAAGCCTCGTACCGCAGGCTCGCCATGAGCTACCACCCGGATCGCAACCCGGGCGACAAGGAAGTCGAGGAGAAGTTCAAGGCGATCAACGAGGCGTACGCCGTGCTCTCGGACGAGGCGCGGCGCTCACGCTACGATCGCTACGGCACCGTCGACGACAACGCGGTCTTCGGCGGCGACATCTTCGACATCTTCGCTTCCGTGTTCGGCACCAACGTGGCCAACATGTCCGGCGGACGCGGCAGGGCCGGCGGCCAACCGGGCGAGGACCTGGAGGCGCAGCTCCGCATAACCCTCGAGCAGGCGCGCGAAGGGGCGACCGTCGAGGTCGAGGTGGAGCGGCTCCGCGCCTGCCACCACTGCCACGGGGAGCGGGCCGAGCCGGGCTCCGCCGGCAAGTCGACCTGCCAGCGTTGCGGCGGAGCCGGTCAGGTCCGCGTGCAGGCGCAGTCGATCTTCGGCGCCGTCATCACGGCGCGCACGTGCCCTGACTGCCACGGCGACGGTCACGTCATCCCGACGCCCTGCAAGGTCTGCAACGGTCGCGGCCGCGAACGGGGCAAGGACACGGTCGGCGTCACCCTTCCCAAGGGCATCGACGGCGGTTACCGCCTGCGCGTTCCACGCGAAGGGAACGTCGGCGTGGACGGCGGCCAGTCGGGCGACCTCTACCTGTACATCGAGATGCGGCAACACCCCTTCCTCGAGCGGGCCGGCGACGACCTCCACTACACCCTCGAGGTGGGCATGGCGCAGGCCGCGCTCGGCGCCACGTTCGACGTGCCGACCCTCGAAGGCCGGGAGCGCCTCACGGTCCCGGCCGGCACCCAGCCGGGCAGCGCGTTCCGGTTGCGCGGCAAGGGGATGCCGCGCCTCAGGCAGACCGGCAACGGCGACCAGGTCGTCGAGGTCAAGGTAGTCGTCCCCACCAAGCTCACCGCGGAAGCGCGCGAGCACCTCGCCGCCTATGCCGGAGCGGTCGACGAGACGGTCGAGGAGCAGGAGACGGTCGCAGGCAAGGTGCGCGACTTCTTCGCAGGCAAAGGCAAGGGCAAGCGGCGGGGGCACGGCAAGGCGCGCGCGGACGACCAGGTCGACGCCTCCGATACTCCCGGCGGTAGAGGCGTCCAAGGCGGACGCGAGGAAGGCCAGGCGAGCAAGGGCGACGGGCGGGGGTCGCAGGCGAGCGCCTGA
- a CDS encoding class I SAM-dependent methyltransferase, whose product MKDAGATLGRYRDLLTRYHAALDLMSDRGLTELDRFLEEGHRFAALIERLVGADATVVDIGSGAGLPGVVIAACLPEATVHLVERRRRRAAFLEMTVATLGLGNARVFGGDVRHMTGVAASAVTAQAVTGLAELAELSVGVRADSAWLITRRGEGWRQEAQALLDAAGAAKRTGMDRAESNAAGAEMVEEPLEHRGSLVALKLLGGSTCRSSA is encoded by the coding sequence ATGAAGGATGCAGGGGCCACGCTCGGGCGGTACCGGGACCTGCTCACCCGCTACCATGCCGCCCTCGACCTCATGTCCGACCGCGGTCTAACCGAGCTCGACCGCTTCCTCGAGGAGGGACACCGCTTCGCAGCCCTCATAGAGCGCCTGGTTGGTGCCGATGCGACCGTGGTGGACATCGGTTCCGGAGCCGGCCTGCCGGGCGTAGTCATCGCCGCTTGTCTCCCGGAAGCCACCGTCCACCTCGTCGAACGACGGCGACGCCGCGCCGCGTTCCTAGAGATGACCGTGGCCACGCTTGGGCTCGGTAACGCCCGGGTCTTCGGTGGGGATGTGCGGCATATGACCGGCGTGGCGGCAAGCGCGGTGACCGCGCAGGCCGTGACGGGTTTGGCCGAGCTGGCTGAGCTGTCGGTGGGCGTGCGCGCGGACTCGGCCTGGCTGATCACGCGCCGCGGGGAGGGTTGGCGCCAAGAGGCCCAAGCGCTTCTCGACGCGGCCGGTGCCGCCAAGCGTACGGGAATGGACCGGGCCGAGAGCAACGCGGCAGGAGCCGAGATGGTGGAGGAGCCGCTGGAACACCGTGGTAGCCTCGTCGCACTTAAGCTCCTCGGAGGCTCGACGTGCCGATCATCGGCGTGA
- a CDS encoding metalloregulator ArsR/SmtB family transcription factor, producing MSRVDELSRTFAALADPTRRALLARLAEGSSTVGELAEPFEMTLAAVSKHLRALENAGLVHRGRNAQYRPASLDARPLRAAAAWLGDYRRFWVDSFDALDDHLITLTNKEEEKP from the coding sequence ATGTCGCGGGTCGATGAGTTGAGCCGCACCTTCGCCGCGCTCGCGGACCCCACGCGCCGGGCCCTCCTCGCCCGGCTCGCGGAGGGCTCCTCGACGGTGGGGGAGCTCGCCGAACCGTTCGAGATGACCTTGGCCGCCGTCTCGAAACACTTGCGCGCGCTCGAGAACGCCGGCCTCGTGCATCGCGGTCGCAACGCCCAGTACCGTCCGGCATCTCTCGACGCGCGCCCGTTGCGCGCCGCCGCCGCTTGGCTCGGCGACTACCGGCGGTTCTGGGTCGACAGCTTCGACGCCCTCGACGACCATCTGATCACTCTCACGAACAAGGAAGAGGAGAAGCCATGA